In Hermetia illucens chromosome 1, iHerIll2.2.curated.20191125, whole genome shotgun sequence, one genomic interval encodes:
- the LOC119646230 gene encoding protein lifeguard 1-like, with protein sequence MAIGITAAVCLALTLFAWQSCCDFTLYGGILLAALVIFFIAGIIMIFIRSRIATIVYTSVGVLIFSAYLVYDTQLIIGGKHKHKTNPEEYIFAALSLYLDIVLIFVYLLSLIGAVNRFSES encoded by the coding sequence ATGGCCATTGGAATAACGGCTGCTGTATGCCTGGCGTTAACTCTATTCGCGTGGCAATCCTGTTGCGATTTTACATTATACGGAGGCATATTGCTGGCTGCATTGGTGATATTCTTCATTGCGGGGATTATCATGATATTCATACGATCAAGAATTGCAACTATTGTTTATACGTCGGTGGGGGTTCTGATATTCTCAGCATACCTAGTTTATGACACTCAGTTAATAATTGGTGGCAAACATAAACACAAAACAAACCCAGAAGAGTATATTTTCGCAGCACTCAGCTTATATCTGGATATTGTTTTGATTTTTGTGTATCTTTTAAGCTTGATTGGTGCAGTTAATAGATTTTCTGAAAGTTAA
- the LOC119654628 gene encoding protein lifeguard 1-like isoform X1, which yields MAWQGVPVYYQDPNQQYYGGQPGYLPNQGYPPQGGYPPPGGYPQGGYPQGGYPQGGYPPQGGYPQGGYPPQGGYPPQPGFAPMPQQGYGGTYNDPEQGMDDGDVKGFGFSEESIRKAFIRKVYSILMIQLLITFGVVCLFSYHMPTQLWVRQHSYLVWVALAVMIVTLIAMACCGEVRRKSPTNIIFLILFTMAESFLLGVTAATYRAQEVSIAIGITAAVCLGLTLFAFQTKWDFTVMGGVLFVALIVFMIFGIVAIFLPGKTMTLVYSSLGALLFSFYLIYDTQLIIGGKHKYSISPEEYIFAALNLYLDVINIFIYILSILGASRN from the exons ATGGCTTGGCAAGGTGTGCCCGTATATTATCAAG ATCCAAATCAACAATACTACGGTGGACAGCCCGGTTATCTCCCAAATCAAGGCTATCCACCACAGGGCGGTTATCCACCACCAGGAGGTTATCCCCAAGGAGGTTATCCACAAGGAGGATACCCACAAGGTGGATATCCCCCACAGGGCGGTTACCCACAAGGCGGTTATCCACCACAGGGCGGGTATCCCCCGCAGCCAGGCTTCGCACCAATGCCTCAACAGGGTTATGGCGGAACCTACAATGATCCTGAACAAGGGATGGACGATGGAGATGTCAAAGGTTTCGGATTTTCTGAAGAAAGTATAAGAAAGGCTTTCATCAGGAAAGTGTATTCAATCTTGATG atACAATTGCTCATAACCTTCGGCGTAGTATGTCTTTTCTCGTATCATATGCCTACACAATTATGGGTTCGACAGCACAGTTATCTGGTTTGGGTAGCGTTGGCCGTAATGATTGTAACTTTGATAGCGATGGCATGCTGTGGAGAAGTTCGTAGGAAATCTCCCACGAATATCATATTCCTTATTTTGTTTACGATGGCGGAGTCCTTTTTGCTAGGAGTTACAGCCGCCACCTATAGAGCTCAGGAG GTTTCAATCGCAATAGGGATAACAGCGGCTGTTTGTTTGGGGCTGACTCTGTTCGCATTCCAAACTAAATGGGATTTCACAGTAATGGGCGGTGTATTGTTCGTTGCATTGATCGTTTTCATGATTTTCGGAATTGTTGCAATTTTCCTTCCTGGAAAAACAATGACGTTAGTTTACTCATCGCTAGGGGCACTGCTCTTCTCGTTCTATCTGATCTACGACACGCAATTGATAATCGGTGGCAAACACAAATACTCGATAAGTCCCGAGGAATATATTTTTGCCGCGCTCAACTTATATTTGGACGTCATTAACATCTTCATATACATCCTATCCATTCTTGGCGCTTCACGTAACTGA
- the LOC119654628 gene encoding protein lifeguard 1-like isoform X2 — translation MAWQDPNQQYYGGQPGYLPNQGYPPQGGYPPPGGYPQGGYPQGGYPQGGYPPQGGYPQGGYPPQGGYPPQPGFAPMPQQGYGGTYNDPEQGMDDGDVKGFGFSEESIRKAFIRKVYSILMIQLLITFGVVCLFSYHMPTQLWVRQHSYLVWVALAVMIVTLIAMACCGEVRRKSPTNIIFLILFTMAESFLLGVTAATYRAQEVSIAIGITAAVCLGLTLFAFQTKWDFTVMGGVLFVALIVFMIFGIVAIFLPGKTMTLVYSSLGALLFSFYLIYDTQLIIGGKHKYSISPEEYIFAALNLYLDVINIFIYILSILGASRN, via the exons ATGGCTTGGCAAG ATCCAAATCAACAATACTACGGTGGACAGCCCGGTTATCTCCCAAATCAAGGCTATCCACCACAGGGCGGTTATCCACCACCAGGAGGTTATCCCCAAGGAGGTTATCCACAAGGAGGATACCCACAAGGTGGATATCCCCCACAGGGCGGTTACCCACAAGGCGGTTATCCACCACAGGGCGGGTATCCCCCGCAGCCAGGCTTCGCACCAATGCCTCAACAGGGTTATGGCGGAACCTACAATGATCCTGAACAAGGGATGGACGATGGAGATGTCAAAGGTTTCGGATTTTCTGAAGAAAGTATAAGAAAGGCTTTCATCAGGAAAGTGTATTCAATCTTGATG atACAATTGCTCATAACCTTCGGCGTAGTATGTCTTTTCTCGTATCATATGCCTACACAATTATGGGTTCGACAGCACAGTTATCTGGTTTGGGTAGCGTTGGCCGTAATGATTGTAACTTTGATAGCGATGGCATGCTGTGGAGAAGTTCGTAGGAAATCTCCCACGAATATCATATTCCTTATTTTGTTTACGATGGCGGAGTCCTTTTTGCTAGGAGTTACAGCCGCCACCTATAGAGCTCAGGAG GTTTCAATCGCAATAGGGATAACAGCGGCTGTTTGTTTGGGGCTGACTCTGTTCGCATTCCAAACTAAATGGGATTTCACAGTAATGGGCGGTGTATTGTTCGTTGCATTGATCGTTTTCATGATTTTCGGAATTGTTGCAATTTTCCTTCCTGGAAAAACAATGACGTTAGTTTACTCATCGCTAGGGGCACTGCTCTTCTCGTTCTATCTGATCTACGACACGCAATTGATAATCGGTGGCAAACACAAATACTCGATAAGTCCCGAGGAATATATTTTTGCCGCGCTCAACTTATATTTGGACGTCATTAACATCTTCATATACATCCTATCCATTCTTGGCGCTTCACGTAACTGA
- the LOC119654628 gene encoding protein lifeguard 1-like isoform X3, producing MADPNQQYYGGQPGYLPNQGYPPQGGYPPPGGYPQGGYPQGGYPQGGYPPQGGYPQGGYPPQGGYPPQPGFAPMPQQGYGGTYNDPEQGMDDGDVKGFGFSEESIRKAFIRKVYSILMIQLLITFGVVCLFSYHMPTQLWVRQHSYLVWVALAVMIVTLIAMACCGEVRRKSPTNIIFLILFTMAESFLLGVTAATYRAQEVSIAIGITAAVCLGLTLFAFQTKWDFTVMGGVLFVALIVFMIFGIVAIFLPGKTMTLVYSSLGALLFSFYLIYDTQLIIGGKHKYSISPEEYIFAALNLYLDVINIFIYILSILGASRN from the exons ATGGCTG ATCCAAATCAACAATACTACGGTGGACAGCCCGGTTATCTCCCAAATCAAGGCTATCCACCACAGGGCGGTTATCCACCACCAGGAGGTTATCCCCAAGGAGGTTATCCACAAGGAGGATACCCACAAGGTGGATATCCCCCACAGGGCGGTTACCCACAAGGCGGTTATCCACCACAGGGCGGGTATCCCCCGCAGCCAGGCTTCGCACCAATGCCTCAACAGGGTTATGGCGGAACCTACAATGATCCTGAACAAGGGATGGACGATGGAGATGTCAAAGGTTTCGGATTTTCTGAAGAAAGTATAAGAAAGGCTTTCATCAGGAAAGTGTATTCAATCTTGATG atACAATTGCTCATAACCTTCGGCGTAGTATGTCTTTTCTCGTATCATATGCCTACACAATTATGGGTTCGACAGCACAGTTATCTGGTTTGGGTAGCGTTGGCCGTAATGATTGTAACTTTGATAGCGATGGCATGCTGTGGAGAAGTTCGTAGGAAATCTCCCACGAATATCATATTCCTTATTTTGTTTACGATGGCGGAGTCCTTTTTGCTAGGAGTTACAGCCGCCACCTATAGAGCTCAGGAG GTTTCAATCGCAATAGGGATAACAGCGGCTGTTTGTTTGGGGCTGACTCTGTTCGCATTCCAAACTAAATGGGATTTCACAGTAATGGGCGGTGTATTGTTCGTTGCATTGATCGTTTTCATGATTTTCGGAATTGTTGCAATTTTCCTTCCTGGAAAAACAATGACGTTAGTTTACTCATCGCTAGGGGCACTGCTCTTCTCGTTCTATCTGATCTACGACACGCAATTGATAATCGGTGGCAAACACAAATACTCGATAAGTCCCGAGGAATATATTTTTGCCGCGCTCAACTTATATTTGGACGTCATTAACATCTTCATATACATCCTATCCATTCTTGGCGCTTCACGTAACTGA
- the LOC119654628 gene encoding protein lifeguard 1-like isoform X4, producing MPQQGYGGTYNDPEQGMDDGDVKGFGFSEESIRKAFIRKVYSILMIQLLITFGVVCLFSYHMPTQLWVRQHSYLVWVALAVMIVTLIAMACCGEVRRKSPTNIIFLILFTMAESFLLGVTAATYRAQEVSIAIGITAAVCLGLTLFAFQTKWDFTVMGGVLFVALIVFMIFGIVAIFLPGKTMTLVYSSLGALLFSFYLIYDTQLIIGGKHKYSISPEEYIFAALNLYLDVINIFIYILSILGASRN from the exons ATGCCTCAACAGGGTTATGGCGGAACCTACAATGATCCTGAACAAGGGATGGACGATGGAGATGTCAAAGGTTTCGGATTTTCTGAAGAAAGTATAAGAAAGGCTTTCATCAGGAAAGTGTATTCAATCTTGATG atACAATTGCTCATAACCTTCGGCGTAGTATGTCTTTTCTCGTATCATATGCCTACACAATTATGGGTTCGACAGCACAGTTATCTGGTTTGGGTAGCGTTGGCCGTAATGATTGTAACTTTGATAGCGATGGCATGCTGTGGAGAAGTTCGTAGGAAATCTCCCACGAATATCATATTCCTTATTTTGTTTACGATGGCGGAGTCCTTTTTGCTAGGAGTTACAGCCGCCACCTATAGAGCTCAGGAG GTTTCAATCGCAATAGGGATAACAGCGGCTGTTTGTTTGGGGCTGACTCTGTTCGCATTCCAAACTAAATGGGATTTCACAGTAATGGGCGGTGTATTGTTCGTTGCATTGATCGTTTTCATGATTTTCGGAATTGTTGCAATTTTCCTTCCTGGAAAAACAATGACGTTAGTTTACTCATCGCTAGGGGCACTGCTCTTCTCGTTCTATCTGATCTACGACACGCAATTGATAATCGGTGGCAAACACAAATACTCGATAAGTCCCGAGGAATATATTTTTGCCGCGCTCAACTTATATTTGGACGTCATTAACATCTTCATATACATCCTATCCATTCTTGGCGCTTCACGTAACTGA